The following is a genomic window from Campylobacter lari subsp. lari.
ATATTTTTTATGTGAAATATAATGCGAAACTATTTTAATCAAATATGCTGTTAGATTGGTTTTTGATATAGCAGCAGCCACTGCTCCAAGTAAAATATAACTTAATGCAGTTTGTAAATTTCCTTGCATACCATCAATTAAAACTTTCATAGAATCCATCATGGCTTGTGGAAGTTGAGTAAAAAATTCCACTAAAGTCAAATGCTCTACATTCATAAATTTAGACCAAACACCCACAAAAAGCCCAGAAAGCAAAACACTGAGCAAAACATTAAACCTAAAAAAACACAAAAGCGTCATTAATACAACGCCTATAAATACTGGATTAGTTAAAAGCATTACATTCCTTAAATCAAAATAATTGCACATTTTAAATAATTTTCTTTAAAATACCATTTAAGTTTAAAAAATTTAAGCAAAAATTGCAAAATAAAAGCATAAAATGATAGTTTTTACTTTAAAAAAGGATACAAATGAGAAGTGATGCGATCAAAAAAGGACATTTAAAAGCACCAAATCGCTCTTTACTTAGAGCATGTGGCTTAAATGATGATGATTTTAACAAGCCTTTTATAGGCGTAGCAAATAGCTACATAGATATCATCCCAGGGCATTTTTTCTTAAACGAATATGCAAAAATCATTAAAGATGAAATTCGTAAAAATGGCTGTATTCCTTTTGAATTTAACACCATAGGTGTAGATGATGGTATAGCTATGGGGCATGATGGTATGCTTTATTCCCTGCCAAGTCGTGAAATCATTGCAAACTCTATTGAAACAGTGATGAATGCACACCAACTTGATGCGCTAATTTGTATCCCAAATTGTGATAAAATCACTCCAGGTATGCTTATGGGGGCTTTAAGAGTAAATGTACCAACCATTTTTGTAAGCGGTGGACCTATGAGAGCAGGCGTAAATAAACATGGAGAAAAAATCAGCCTAAGTTCTGTTTTTGAAGCAGTGGGAGCTTATGAGGCTAAAAAAATTAATGAAGATGATTTAAAAGATATAGAATGCAAAGCCTGTCCTAGCGGTGGATCTTGCTCGGGTATGTTTACTGCAAATTCTATGAATACTTTATGCGAGGCTATGGGTATTGCACTTGAAGGAAATGGAACTATTTTAGCACTTAGCAAAGAAAGAGAAGAGCTTTTAAGAAAAGCTGCGCGTAGAATTTGCGAGATTGCTCTTGATGAGCGTTTTAAAATTCGCAATATCATCACTAAAAAATCCATTAATAATGCCTTGGTTGTTGATATGGCTATGGGTGGAAGCTCAAATACTATCTTGCATATGCTTGCTATTGCTTATGAAGCAGGTGTAAATTTGGATATAAAAGAACTCAATCACATCAGTGCTAATGTAGCTCATATAGCTAAAATCGCTCCATCTTTAAATACAGTTTATATGGAAGATATACACAAAGCAGGTGGGGTAAGTGCAGTAATGGCTGAAATAGCTAAAAAACCAGGCCATATTTTAGAACTTGACACTCTAGATATTAGCGGAAAAACTTTAAAAGATCGCATTGAGAATGCTGATATTAAAGATGAAAACATTATAAGAAAAATAAATAATGCCTACTCAAATGTAGGTGGGCTTGCTATACTTTTTGGAAATTTAGCTGAGCAAGGCTGTGTGATAAAAACAGCAGGTATTATGGGCGAGCGTAAATTCAAAGGAAAAGCGGTTTGTTTTAACTCTCAAGAAGAAGCCATTAAAGGCATTATAAAAGGTAAAGTTAAAGAAGGTGATGTATGCGTGATACGCTATGAAGGACCAAAAGGCGGCCCTGGCATGCAAGAAATGCTTAGTCCAACTTCATTGCTCACAGGCATGGGACTTGGTGCTAAAGTTGCACTTATAACAGATGGTCGTTTTAGTGGAGCTACAAGAGGACTTAGTATAGGTCACATTTCCCCTGAAGCTGCAGAAGGTGGACTTATAGCACTTTTAGAAGATGGAGATGAGATAGAAATTGATGTGGATAATTACAGCATCAATGCAAATTTAGCCCAAGATGAAATTGCTAAACGCAAAGCAAATTTTAAAATGCCTTATAAGCAAATAAATTCAAGATGGCTTAAAATGTATCA
Proteins encoded in this region:
- the ilvD gene encoding dihydroxy-acid dehydratase, which codes for MRSDAIKKGHLKAPNRSLLRACGLNDDDFNKPFIGVANSYIDIIPGHFFLNEYAKIIKDEIRKNGCIPFEFNTIGVDDGIAMGHDGMLYSLPSREIIANSIETVMNAHQLDALICIPNCDKITPGMLMGALRVNVPTIFVSGGPMRAGVNKHGEKISLSSVFEAVGAYEAKKINEDDLKDIECKACPSGGSCSGMFTANSMNTLCEAMGIALEGNGTILALSKEREELLRKAARRICEIALDERFKIRNIITKKSINNALVVDMAMGGSSNTILHMLAIAYEAGVNLDIKELNHISANVAHIAKIAPSLNTVYMEDIHKAGGVSAVMAEIAKKPGHILELDTLDISGKTLKDRIENADIKDENIIRKINNAYSNVGGLAILFGNLAEQGCVIKTAGIMGERKFKGKAVCFNSQEEAIKGIIKGKVKEGDVCVIRYEGPKGGPGMQEMLSPTSLLTGMGLGAKVALITDGRFSGATRGLSIGHISPEAAEGGLIALLEDGDEIEIDVDNYSINANLAQDEIAKRKANFKMPYKQINSRWLKMYQKLVSNASKGGVLDLE